From a region of the Daphnia pulicaria isolate SC F1-1A chromosome 1, SC_F0-13Bv2, whole genome shotgun sequence genome:
- the LOC124320915 gene encoding NOP protein chaperone 1-like, giving the protein MTSDLGSQDGLLKSTRHSTALLDVEGSKVKTKENLVFSLLQEKKRSNGTFKIQPSLSLQRVKEFLPQIMKANVKVQEEILSDPNKKTIYDIQNIDGASGPVIEMDVALYEDTDSDCSVPSTNLGTETNHGPIDENNIKFPGSSVKSNLVEVIEKDYVEQKSEIVLDV; this is encoded by the exons ATGACATCTGATTTAGGTTCACAAGATGGTCTTTTAAAGTCCACTCGGCATTCCACAGCACTGCTCGATGTAGAAGGTTCGAAAGTTAAAA caaaagaaaatcttgttttctctcttctacaagaaaaaaagcgtTCTAATGGAACTTTTAAAATCCAGCCATCTCTGTCTTTGCAGAGG GTTAAAGAATTTCTACCTCAAATAATGAAAGCAAATGTCAAAGTtcaagaagaaattttgagtgatccgaataaaaaaaccatcTATGATATACAAAATATAGATGGGGCGAGTGGACCAGTAATAGAAATG GATGTAGCCCTCTATGAAGACACAGACTCAGACTGTTCAGTCCCCTCAACAAATTTAGGCACAGAAACAAATCATGGCCCCATTGATGAAAACAATATCAAATTTCCAGGATCTAGTgttaaatcaaatttagttGAAGTTATAGAGAAGGATTATGTAGAGCAGAAAAGTGAAATTGTTCTTGATGTCTAA
- the LOC124320912 gene encoding ankyrin repeat and SOCS box protein 13-like isoform X1, with protein MQFQKSEMDRLLTEWHLNESLQNRHPMHYAAKKGNVEVMKALISRGYVVNCMTPTELVTPLHEASSKGNVAAVQFLIEEGAWINARNIDGATPLCVACAAGQTEVAKLLIESNASVNPTILIDPLNSPLHEAVMKGHIQCVKLLISKGAKLNAADRHYGTPLHAACVAYKINIDCILSLIQAGADVNATIVHKAPLHIAAYRNLFSVVQLLLNYGADVYMRDNLGKRPKELAKPNSAVKRLLHDYEINPRTLSDCCRLAILQSFVVGKNSMVIKQLGLPKKIIQFIFSC; from the exons atgcaatttcaaaaatcggaAATGGACCGCCTTTTAACTGAATGGCATCTTAACGAATCTCTCCAGAACAGGCACCCT ATGCATTATGCAGCAAAAAAGGGGAATGTTGAAGTAATGAAAGCACTTATTAGTCGGGGCTATGTAGTGAATTGCATGACACCAACAGAACTAGTCACTCCTTTACATGAAGCAAGTTCAAAAGGGAATGTAGCTGCTGTGCAGTTCTTAATAGAAGAAGGTGCATGG ATTAATGCCAGAAATATTGATGGTGCAACTCCACTGTGTGTGGCCTGTGCTGCAGGCCAAACAGAAGTAGCCAAGTTGTTGATCGAAAGTAATGCTTCTGTGAATCCCACAATTCTGATTGACCCTTTAAATTCACCCCTTCATGAAGCAGTGATGAAAG GTCATATTCAATGTGTGAAACTCTTAATATCTAAAGGAGCAAAATTGAATGCTGCAGATCGACACTATGGAACACCTCTTCATGCAGCATGTGTTGCTTACAAAATTAATATAGACTGTATTTTGTCATTGATACAAGCAG GTGCTGATGTCAATGCCACAATAGTACATAAGGCTCCTCTTCATATTGCTGC ATATCGTAACCTGTTTTCGGTGGTGCAGTTGCTGCTGAATTATGGTGCTGATGTATACATGAGAGACAACTTAGGAAAACGTCCTAAAGAGTTGGCTAAACCCAATTCAGCTGTTAAAAGGCTATTGCATGATTATGAAATCAATCCCAGAACTCTTAGTGATTGCTGTCGGTTAGCAATTCTTCAGTCTTTTGTTGTAGGGAAAAATTCAATGGTCATTAAACAATTAGGACTTCCGAAGAAGATTATACAATTTATTTTCAGTTGTTAG
- the LOC124320912 gene encoding ankyrin repeat and SOCS box protein 13-like isoform X2 has product MQFQKSEMDRLLTEWHLNESLQNRHPINARNIDGATPLCVACAAGQTEVAKLLIESNASVNPTILIDPLNSPLHEAVMKGHIQCVKLLISKGAKLNAADRHYGTPLHAACVAYKINIDCILSLIQAGADVNATIVHKAPLHIAAYRNLFSVVQLLLNYGADVYMRDNLGKRPKELAKPNSAVKRLLHDYEINPRTLSDCCRLAILQSFVVGKNSMVIKQLGLPKKIIQFIFSC; this is encoded by the exons atgcaatttcaaaaatcggaAATGGACCGCCTTTTAACTGAATGGCATCTTAACGAATCTCTCCAGAACAGGCACCCT ATTAATGCCAGAAATATTGATGGTGCAACTCCACTGTGTGTGGCCTGTGCTGCAGGCCAAACAGAAGTAGCCAAGTTGTTGATCGAAAGTAATGCTTCTGTGAATCCCACAATTCTGATTGACCCTTTAAATTCACCCCTTCATGAAGCAGTGATGAAAG GTCATATTCAATGTGTGAAACTCTTAATATCTAAAGGAGCAAAATTGAATGCTGCAGATCGACACTATGGAACACCTCTTCATGCAGCATGTGTTGCTTACAAAATTAATATAGACTGTATTTTGTCATTGATACAAGCAG GTGCTGATGTCAATGCCACAATAGTACATAAGGCTCCTCTTCATATTGCTGC ATATCGTAACCTGTTTTCGGTGGTGCAGTTGCTGCTGAATTATGGTGCTGATGTATACATGAGAGACAACTTAGGAAAACGTCCTAAAGAGTTGGCTAAACCCAATTCAGCTGTTAAAAGGCTATTGCATGATTATGAAATCAATCCCAGAACTCTTAGTGATTGCTGTCGGTTAGCAATTCTTCAGTCTTTTGTTGTAGGGAAAAATTCAATGGTCATTAAACAATTAGGACTTCCGAAGAAGATTATACAATTTATTTTCAGTTGTTAG
- the LOC124320914 gene encoding BLOC-1-related complex subunit 5-like, which translates to MGIEQSTPSTQPSVESRSNIHNKPRQDSSQTLDDNGRSSPHPSLCSSDVDVPYVSYTVNRPIGESPKHQGKPNVKSGKGYGVSYAPSQPLKGRNIVVVSQKSMLDEGEEDSEILTLGRIPLFLPIIRSSLSTTHPREPDIVDRLDAGALQSIVGLLEGLMKQNAETVVTEQNQLAQSSKDIEAQFAAIMTALTDRQKMYAKYAEKLARIHEVSHSLTRCQLALATALDSIETLNRQLPTSDRLEEFIWSTG; encoded by the exons ATGGGTATTGAACAAAGTACACCCAGCACTCAACCATCGGTTGAGTCAAGGAGTAATATCCACAATAAACCACGACAAGATTCGTCTCAAACCTTGGATGATAATGGTCGTTCGTCTCCTCATCCCAGCCTTTGCTCTTCTGATGTAGATGTCCCATATGTTTCATACACTGTCAATAGACCAATTGGAG AATCTCCCAAACACCAAGGTAAACCAAATGTGAAAAGTGGAAAAGGTTATGGAGTTTCCTATGCTCCCTCACAACCATTAAAAGGAAGAAACATAGTTGTTGTGTCTCAAAAATCCATGCTCgatgaaggagaagaagattcagaAATTCTCACTTTAGGG CGAATACCATTGTTTTTGCCAATTATTCGAAGTTCGTTATCCACAACTCATCCGAGAGAGCCTGATATTGTTGATCGACTTGATGCTGGAGCTTTGCAAAGTATAGTAGGACTACTTGAGGGACTAATGAAACAAAATGCTGAAACAGTAGTTACTGAGCAGAATCAGCTAGCTCAAAGTTCAAAAGATATTGAAGCCCAATTTGCGGCAATAATGACTGCACTTACTGATAGACAAAAAATGTATGCTAAATATGCTGAGAAACTAGCACGCATTCACGAGGTTTCACATTCTTTAACCCGCTGTCAATTAGCCCTAGCAACAGCATTAGATAGCATTGAAACATTAAACCGTCAGCTACCAACATCGGATCGATTGGAAGAGTTCATATGGTCTACTGGTTAA
- the LOC124320913 gene encoding tetraspanin-9-like isoform X2 — protein MDRMTNASSILGGGVVGIAIWLRISYSGFVSLLPQHELLSLDSVGLIIGAVLFLVAFCGLIGAWFMSPCLLISYFILISILCGAELVCGIFGVLYREIFSASLQQELLTGIQAHYNTSKEYTGITFAWDHIQYQLSCCGVQHYEDWFNISAWPGNFYVPHSCCIPSFQYMSDCGQLEEVSMWFPSGCYNKAQIWLKERIHLVGIIGFVVGVIQIFGLISSMILFCFTRRRAGFKTYTAVKSQSFAV, from the exons ATGGACCGAATGACTAATGCGTCGTCT ATACTTGGTGGTGGAGTGGTTGGAATTGCAATCTGGCTACGAATATCTTACAGTGGATTTGTCTCACTTCTGCCTCAACATGAGCTTCTGAGTTTGGACTCAGTAGGTCTCATAATTGGTGcagttttatttcttgttgcaTTTTGTGGCCTCATTGGAGCCTGGTTTATGAGCCCCTGCCTTCTCATTTCA tactTCATATTAATTTCCATATTATGTGGAGCTGAGCTGGTTTGTGGAATCTTTGGTGTTCTATACAGGGAGATATTCTCTGCATCACTTCAGCAAGAACTGCTCACTGGTATCCAGGCACATTATAATACATCAAAAGAATATACTGGAATTACTTTTGCATGGGATCACATTCAGTAccag CTCAGCTGTTGCGGTGTTCAGCATTATGAAGACTGGTTCAACATTTCTGCATGGCCTGGGAATTTTTATGTTCCTCATTCATGCTGCATCCCATCATTTCAGTACATGAGTG ATTGTGGTCAGTTAGAAGAAGTTTCCATGTGGTTTCCGTCTGGTTGCTATAACAAAGCTCAGATTTGGTTGAAAGAGCGCATTCATCTAGTCGGTATAATCGGATTTGTTGTTGGCGTTATACAG atttttggaTTAATATCTTCGAtgatcttgttttgttttactcGTCGCCGTGCCGGGTTTAAAACTTACACAGCTGTGAAATCACAATCTTTTGCTGTATAG
- the LOC124320913 gene encoding tetraspanin-9-like isoform X1, which yields MRKSQKRGYVCIRSLFGLLNGLFWILGGGVVGIAIWLRISYSGFVSLLPQHELLSLDSVGLIIGAVLFLVAFCGLIGAWFMSPCLLISYFILISILCGAELVCGIFGVLYREIFSASLQQELLTGIQAHYNTSKEYTGITFAWDHIQYQLSCCGVQHYEDWFNISAWPGNFYVPHSCCIPSFQYMSDCGQLEEVSMWFPSGCYNKAQIWLKERIHLVGIIGFVVGVIQIFGLISSMILFCFTRRRAGFKTYTAVKSQSFAV from the exons atgAGAAAATCTCAGAAAAGGGGTTATGTGTGCATCAGGTCATTATTTGGCCTTTTAAACGGACTATTCTGG ATACTTGGTGGTGGAGTGGTTGGAATTGCAATCTGGCTACGAATATCTTACAGTGGATTTGTCTCACTTCTGCCTCAACATGAGCTTCTGAGTTTGGACTCAGTAGGTCTCATAATTGGTGcagttttatttcttgttgcaTTTTGTGGCCTCATTGGAGCCTGGTTTATGAGCCCCTGCCTTCTCATTTCA tactTCATATTAATTTCCATATTATGTGGAGCTGAGCTGGTTTGTGGAATCTTTGGTGTTCTATACAGGGAGATATTCTCTGCATCACTTCAGCAAGAACTGCTCACTGGTATCCAGGCACATTATAATACATCAAAAGAATATACTGGAATTACTTTTGCATGGGATCACATTCAGTAccag CTCAGCTGTTGCGGTGTTCAGCATTATGAAGACTGGTTCAACATTTCTGCATGGCCTGGGAATTTTTATGTTCCTCATTCATGCTGCATCCCATCATTTCAGTACATGAGTG ATTGTGGTCAGTTAGAAGAAGTTTCCATGTGGTTTCCGTCTGGTTGCTATAACAAAGCTCAGATTTGGTTGAAAGAGCGCATTCATCTAGTCGGTATAATCGGATTTGTTGTTGGCGTTATACAG atttttggaTTAATATCTTCGAtgatcttgttttgttttactcGTCGCCGTGCCGGGTTTAAAACTTACACAGCTGTGAAATCACAATCTTTTGCTGTATAG